The Pirellulales bacterium DNA segment CGTCTGGAACCCTGCCGAAATCGCCGAAGTGCTCGGTGATGAAACGGCCGAGGATTTTTGCTACGTCTACGACGTGACTGGGTCGGGAAACTTTGAAGGGCAAAACATTTTGAATATGCCCAAGCCGCTCGATGTGTGCGCCAAGGTGCGGCACAAGTTGTTCGAGCAGTTTCGGGCGGAGATGCACACAGCGCGGACGAAGTTGCTGGAAGTGCGCGACCAGCGCGTGCGGCCGGGGCGCGATGATAAAGTGCTGGTCGCGTGGAATGGGCTGATGATTAATGCCCTGGCAGGCGCCGCCGGAGTCCTGGGCGAGCCGAACTACTTAGGGGCCGCTGTCAAAGCCGCCGAGTTTATCTTGCGAGAAATGCGCCGACCCGATGGCCGATTGTTGCACACCTGGCGAGCCGGGCAAGCGAAATTCGACGCCTACCTCGACGACTATGCCGCGCTAGCCAACGCTCTTTTGAGTTTGTACGAGGCCTCGTTTGACGAACGCTACATCGACGAAGCGGTGAAATTGGTCGAGATCTTATTAAGACACTTCGCCGACGCCCAGGCCGGTGGATTTTTCTACACGGCCGACGACCACGAGCAACTCATTGCCCGCCATAAAGACATTCAGGATAGTTCGGTCCCCAGCGGCAATTCACTGGCCGCCACGGTGCTGGTGCGGCTGGGTAAGCTGACCGGGCGTAGCGACTTCCTGGCCGCGGCAGAAAAAACGCTGCGTTCGGCGGCCAGCCTCATCGAACGGGCTCCGACGGCTTTCGGGCAAATGCTGTTGGCACTCGATATGCACCTCGGGCCGATGCCAGAAATCGTTCTGCTCGGCGAGGCGAAAAATGCCGATACGGCTGCGGCACTTTCCACGCTCCGGCGGAATTTTATTCCAAACAAGTTGCTGGCGATGCGGCCGGCTCAGCCAACGGCAAACCGCTATCGTTCACCGGCGCTCAATCCGCTGTTCGCCGGGAAATCGGCTAGCGAAGGCGAACCTACGCTGTTTATTTGTGAAAATTTCACCTGCCAAGCACCCGTTGGCGGATTGAAGCACGTCGAAAAAGCGATCGAAACGCTACGGCAACCGTCATAGCCGCGACGATCGATCCGCGGAATCGCAGCAAGCTGCGCCCAAAGAGGGATATTCGCCACACGAGAGAGGTTCTGTGCAGCGCGGGAACAAAGCAATAAGCAAGCTTCGACCAGCAGCATGGCAAGGTTGCTCGTGGGCATCCTGGCCGAAACCCATGATCGAGCAACCCCATGAATTCGTAGCGATGAGCTACGAGCATCCCATGCTATTTCCACAGTTGTGGCACAGGTAGCAATTGCCGTTGCGCACGGTGATCGAACCACAGTTGTCGCAGGTGGGAGCGTCGAGTTGAAAACTGGCGAACTGCTCTTCGCGCGAGACGACGCCAGAGTTCTGATCGATGTGAATCGCCACTCCTGCCCGGTGCAACATCGCGGCATTCTCCTCGACAATGCCGAGCGTCTTCTGGGGACTCTTCGTTTGGGTTCCATTCGCCACTCCATTGGCCGGCGCTTTTCGCGCCGCGGTTTTGGGCGCCGGGCCTGCGGCAGCCGTTGACTTCGTGCCCTCCGGTGTGCCCAAACCCTCACCGGCTCTCTGCGTGGATTCAAAATCTCGACGGGCTGTTGATTCGGGCTCCGTTTGCGCGGAATCTTGAACCTTGAACCCTGAACCCTGAACCGATCCTTCCTTCGCATCCTCGGCCGAAACGCCGCGGTTCGCCTCGCGATAACCTGGCAGGAACTCGATCCCCATCCAGCGGAAAATATAATCGACCACACTCTTGGCGATGCGAATTTCGGGGTTCTTCGTATGTCCGTTCGGCTCGAACCGCGAGTGCGAAAACTTGTTGACCAGCACTTCGAGCGGTACGCCATATTGCAGGCTCATCGAGACCGCCGTGCCGAAGCAGTCCA contains these protein-coding regions:
- a CDS encoding thioredoxin domain-containing protein, which gives rise to MPNQLAAETSPYLLQHQNNPVDWHPWGPEALERSQREQKPIFLSIGYSACHWCHVMEHESFENAEIAAVMNEHFVNIKVDREERPDLDHIYMSAVQLMTGRGGWPMSVFLTPDLQPFYGGTYWPPHPKMGMPGFDQVLLAVADAWQNRREHVLEQAGKLTEHIASLGDAARGEHDLSLNSIQQAGLQLERSFDDHHGGFGGAPKFPHPMDLQLLLRLWKRHRQPATLDMVAKTLDKMAAGGMYDQLGGGFHRYSVDERWLVPHFEKMLYDNALLTAAYVEAYQATGNEEYARVARETCDYVLRDLTDPAGGFYSTEDADSEGEEGKFYVWNPAEIAEVLGDETAEDFCYVYDVTGSGNFEGQNILNMPKPLDVCAKVRHKLFEQFRAEMHTARTKLLEVRDQRVRPGRDDKVLVAWNGLMINALAGAAGVLGEPNYLGAAVKAAEFILREMRRPDGRLLHTWRAGQAKFDAYLDDYAALANALLSLYEASFDERYIDEAVKLVEILLRHFADAQAGGFFYTADDHEQLIARHKDIQDSSVPSGNSLAATVLVRLGKLTGRSDFLAAAEKTLRSAASLIERAPTAFGQMLLALDMHLGPMPEIVLLGEAKNADTAAALSTLRRNFIPNKLLAMRPAQPTANRYRSPALNPLFAGKSASEGEPTLFICENFTCQAPVGGLKHVEKAIETLRQPS